The genomic DNA TCCGCAGCGCATCGTTCGATTCCAACATTTCGATCCGCTGGTGATCGGGCAGCGAAATCAGATCGGTCTGCGGTGGCGTGTTGAGTGTCGCATAGGTGTGGAAGGCGAACTTGCGATCGGCCGACAGTTGGTAGCGATGCGTTCCCGGTTGATCCGCTGGCGTCAACCGCTTCCATTGGTTGCCGGTCAGCGACGCGGTGTACAAGTACCGCTGGGTGGCGTTCTCCGGCGAGGCGATCACATAAGCGAGCCCCTGTGCCTCGTCGATCCCCAGCAACTCGATCGCATCGATTCCTTCGGGCGTGATCGGCACCAGCGCTTGGCCGTCGCGGGAGGCTAGGTAGACGCGTCGCCATCCGTCGCGTTCGCTGATCCAGGTGAAACGCGTGGCATCGTCGAGCCAGAACATCTCGTCGTGCACATCGACCCAGGCGGCGTCGGTTTCGGTCAGCGCCGTTCGCATGCGATTCGAATCCACATCCCAAACGATCACTCGGTTTTCGTTTTGCAATCGATTGAATTCTTGCAATACCAGGTCGTCGGGTGATGCGGTGTCGACAACCGGAGGTGCGACGCGGTCGACCGGCTCCCGATCGCCACGACGTTCGCGACGCGGAGCCCACATGATCCGCGCGATGTAGTGTTGGCGAGGATCGCCCAATTCGATCCACTTCGTTTCGGCGGTTTTGATATCGACGACGCCAACGCGGCAAGCGGAGTTCTGTTGGCCGGTTTTCGGATAGGGGAAGGTGATCGTTTGAGGATACATCTGCCGCGTGTTGTTGATCATCGTCATCGTCGGCACGCCGGTAGTATCGAATTGCCAATACGCAATCCGCGATCCATCGGGACTCCAACGGAACCCGTCGCGAATCCCCAGTTCCTCTTCGTTGACCCAGTCGGCTGTTCCGTTGATGATCTTGTCCGAGGCGGTCTTCGTCACCTGCCGGATCTCGCCCGTCAGCAAGCTTTCGACATAGATATTCCGCTCGTGGACCCAAGCGACACTCTGGCCGTCGGGAGAGAATTTGGCAAACATCAACGTCGATTCGGGACGATCGCCGCCGAGCTTCTTCAGGGTTCGCGCCGATCGGTCCAGCACCCAATAATCGCCACGGGTGTGGCGTCGCCAAACGCGTCGAGTGTTGGTGAAGATCAGCACGCGCGATTGGTCTGCGGAGAAGGAGAACGATGCGACGTCCAACGGCTTCGTCTGTCCCGCGGGAATCAGGCTGCCGGCAGGGACCAAGACATCGCGATGCTTGTCACTGGCATCGATCGCGACGATCCCTTTGTCGGATGATCCGTCGGAGGTCGGCAACCGCTTGGTGTAGCGATGCCCTTCGGGGAGCCAGTCGCCTGAAAACGAACGGGATGAAAACTCGCTGGAACCATAGATCTGATCGACGCTCAGCAACGCCGGTTTGGCAGCGTCGGGCGACTTGGCGGATGCCACTGCGACGTGGAGACAAAGAGCAGCCAACAGGCCGAGGTAGGCAAAACGTGAAGTCATAGGTGTCGGTCGCGGTGGGGGAGTCAA from Rosistilla carotiformis includes the following:
- a CDS encoding S9 family peptidase, which produces MTSRFAYLGLLAALCLHVAVASAKSPDAAKPALLSVDQIYGSSEFSSRSFSGDWLPEGHRYTKRLPTSDGSSDKGIVAIDASDKHRDVLVPAGSLIPAGQTKPLDVASFSFSADQSRVLIFTNTRRVWRRHTRGDYWVLDRSARTLKKLGGDRPESTLMFAKFSPDGQSVAWVHERNIYVESLLTGEIRQVTKTASDKIINGTADWVNEEELGIRDGFRWSPDGSRIAYWQFDTTGVPTMTMINNTRQMYPQTITFPYPKTGQQNSACRVGVVDIKTAETKWIELGDPRQHYIARIMWAPRRERRGDREPVDRVAPPVVDTASPDDLVLQEFNRLQNENRVIVWDVDSNRMRTALTETDAAWVDVHDEMFWLDDATRFTWISERDGWRRVYLASRDGQALVPITPEGIDAIELLGIDEAQGLAYVIASPENATQRYLYTASLTGNQWKRLTPADQPGTHRYQLSADRKFAFHTYATLNTPPQTDLISLPDHQRIEMLESNDALRKKLAKRKLPKAELFRVAIEDGVEFDAWCINPPDHKPRKRYPLLIYVYGEPAGTTVHDRWGGSSFLWHQMLAQQGYVVISIDNRGTPQPRGRDWRKSIYRKIGINAPQDQAASVRQILKDRKDIDPDRVGIWGWSGGGSMSLCAIFKFPDLYKTAIAIAPVPNHRYYDTIYQERYMGLPSDNVDGYQEGSPITHAHKLEGNLLLIHGTGDDNCHYATSEMLINELIRHNKPFDMWAYPNRSHSISEGKNTTRHLRALMTRYLNDKLPAGGR